The genomic interval CTGGGCGCCGACATCGCCGAGGACGACGAGATCGCGGCGGTGACCGACCGGCGGGGGACGGTGATCGTTCCGGGCCGGCTCAAGGTGGAGGGGCCGGTGCAGCACAAGCACAGCCACCTGGAGGCGGCGCTGAAGAGGATCGGGTGATTGCCCGGGTAACAAAGGAAGGAGACCATCATGGCCGCAGATCCCTATGCCACCGTTGCCGGCGGGCCCGACAGCTTCGGCCGCAAGGCGCGGATCGTGACGCCGGCGGCGAGCGACATCGACCCGATCCCGAAGGCCGTGGTGCTGTGCGGGCCGGGCGACATCACCGTGGTGCCGGCCGACAACGCCGACGGCGACACGGTGGCATTCACCGACGTGGGCGCCGGCTTCGTGCCGCCGTTCCGGGTGCGGCGGGTGACGGCGGCGACCGCCGTGGTCGCCACGATCGAGGACTAGGCCCGTGCCGCTGACGCTGAGGGGGATCCAGGGGCGCGGGCTGACGCTCGGGCGCGACCTGGACGCCAATCCGCTGGATCGCCTGCTGGCCCTGCCGCAGCTGGCGGCGGCCGGCCCCGCCTATGTGATCGACTTCAACCGGGCGCTGGCGCTTGAGACGAGAGTGCCTTTGGCCGGCGTCGGCGCGGCAACGGCGGGCGAGCTGGCGCAGCTGCGGGCCGTTGCGATGACGGCGGCGCTCGCCAATCATTCAGGCCCGGCCAAGCTGCTGCTCGGCCGCGACGGCAACTTTGCCGCCACGGTCACCGACGAGGCGCCGATCGACTGGAGCAACGGCAAGCGGCAGCTGCTGCTTGAGGAGGCGCGGACAAATCAGGTCACCTCGTCCACGAGTACGACGTCAGGCGCGTGGAGCGGCTCTGGCCTTGTATCGATCGGTCAGTCACGGGAGCGCGGAGGGCTCCTGCTGCAGGCGTTTGCCACCACAGGGGTGCAATTTCCGAGCATCAACACCCTCGCAAGCGTGGCGATGGCAAACGGAGAAAGGGTGGCCGTATCGCAGTACGTCATGGCGGGTACCGCCGGCAATTGCCGGGTGCATTGCAACACGCCGTCCGGAAACATCTTTGTACTGTTCCAAATCTCTGGCGGCGTCGTCTCCCTTGGCTCGCCCGGCAATAACACCGGGGGCGCCTGGGCGCACGGCAGCAATGGCGTGGTCGACCTCGGCGGCGGGCTCTATCGCCTGTGGATGGTGATCCGTAACAACTCGGGCTCGGCCGCTGTGATTACTGTCCGACCGCATGCGGGCATCGGAGACTTTATTGCCCACGATCTGGCCATCTGGCTCGGCGGGGTGCAGGCGGAGATCGTCGCGGGTGATGACGTGCCTCCGTCGAGCTTGATCGTGACGACAGGCGCGGCGGCGACGCGACCGGCGGACAGCTGCCAGCTCTCCAACCTGCTGCAGGCCGTCCGGGCAGCCGGGCACACGGTGTTTGCCTGGCGCCACGGCAGCACGCCAGTCACTTTGTCGTCGGACACGCTGGACAACGGCTACTGGTACGACGGGCTTGCCGCATTCCACTCTTCGGTCGACACGAGTGCGATCGAGGCCCTGACCTGGGACGAGCTGTGAGCGGCAAGACCAAATCTCTCAAATGGTTTGGCAAGGCGGTGAAGGAGGACATGCGGACCGCACAGGTGGACGGCGTCAACCGCACCATGGCGGCCTGCGTCGCCCACGCCAAGGCGAACCACGACTGGCAGAACCGGACGGCGACCCTGGAGGGCTCGATCGACATCGCCGACTATGCCGCGCCCGTCAGCGACGGGGTCAAGGGCACCTGGGGCTCGCGCGACGTGGTCTACGCGCTGATCCACGAGACCGGCGGGGTGATCCGGGCGAAGAAGGCAAAGGCGCTGACCGTGCCGATGCCCGACGGCACGCTGCGCCTGGTCAAGTCGGTGACGATCCCGGCCCGGCCGTATCTCAGGCCGGCGGCCGACATCGAATACCCCAAGCTCGCCGGCCGGATCCGAAAGGCCTACGGAAGGCGGAAGAAAAAGATGTGAGGGGTGGTTGACTTGTGCGGAAAAGGCGCACATATTGAGGACGTCAACACGCGACGGGACGGCCCGACGCGAGAGGTAAGGAGACCTGAGATGTTCTACGCAGCTATCGCCCACCAGAACGGCACCGTCGATTTTTTCGAAGCCGAGGACATGCGTGAATTGGCACGCAAGTTCGCTCAGAACGATGGCGGCAACCACCATGTTTTCGAGACCGGCATCGAAGTGATTTCAGTTTACAGCGGCAAGGCACACATCACTTCCGCAGACGGTGACCGCTTTTGGCTCCAGGTCATGAGCGACGTGATGGCTGGTCGCGACAATGACGAGTGGTTCTTAGGAGAAGACAAGGCCCAAGTGCTTTCCGAAGCCAATGAGTGGTTGAACCCCGAAGATGCCTAAAAACGATTCACTTACACCGCAAAAGGGCGAGCCGTGGGACGACCTGTATGCCAGCAAACTAGGCATTCGCCTAACAACAAATGCGCTGGGTTGGGCACTCCTACGACCCGCCCCAGGAGCTAAACTGCTCAAGGAAGGCCGAGACAAAATCCGCAAAAGCGCACACGTCGAAGCTGTTCTGTCTAAGTGGGAATCCGAAGGTTGCCCGCCCGTTGAGCTGTACAAGTACTCCAACTGGGGCGCCTTCTTGTCCTCTACGGACAAAGCCGGAATGTCACTAGATGAGCACACCCGGCTCGTAGATCTGGTTGCCGCGAAGCTCAGGCGGCGCGGCGCGACTGTTACGATCAAGGTAATCGACTTCCTATGACCCCCTTCACCCTTCTTCTGC from Polymorphum gilvum SL003B-26A1 carries:
- a CDS encoding spike base protein, RCAP_Rcc01079 family — encoded protein: MAADPYATVAGGPDSFGRKARIVTPAASDIDPIPKAVVLCGPGDITVVPADNADGDTVAFTDVGAGFVPPFRVRRVTAATAVVATIED
- a CDS encoding phage morphogenesis protein, with product MRTAQVDGVNRTMAACVAHAKANHDWQNRTATLEGSIDIADYAAPVSDGVKGTWGSRDVVYALIHETGGVIRAKKAKALTVPMPDGTLRLVKSVTIPARPYLRPAADIEYPKLAGRIRKAYGRRKKKM
- a CDS encoding phage head spike fiber domain-containing protein; this encodes MPLTLRGIQGRGLTLGRDLDANPLDRLLALPQLAAAGPAYVIDFNRALALETRVPLAGVGAATAGELAQLRAVAMTAALANHSGPAKLLLGRDGNFAATVTDEAPIDWSNGKRQLLLEEARTNQVTSSTSTTSGAWSGSGLVSIGQSRERGGLLLQAFATTGVQFPSINTLASVAMANGERVAVSQYVMAGTAGNCRVHCNTPSGNIFVLFQISGGVVSLGSPGNNTGGAWAHGSNGVVDLGGGLYRLWMVIRNNSGSAAVITVRPHAGIGDFIAHDLAIWLGGVQAEIVAGDDVPPSSLIVTTGAAATRPADSCQLSNLLQAVRAAGHTVFAWRHGSTPVTLSSDTLDNGYWYDGLAAFHSSVDTSAIEALTWDEL